From the genome of Nicotiana tabacum cultivar K326 chromosome 2, ASM71507v2, whole genome shotgun sequence:
AATAGGGATAGGGACGAAAACAATGCAATAAAGTGTGTGAGATGAAAATTCAATCTTTTTTTCTACTCATAACATGTTTGAAGAATGGTGTTGTCTATATGTCATCGAATTGTTTTAACTTTTacataatatttattttgaaacCATAATTAACACAAAAATTATGTGTGCAATTATAATATATTGCATACAATAACCGttataattaaaatttatcaATAGCTATTTTCTCCATCATTAGTTAGAATTATTAGAATATTTGTAgctcttttttcttctatttttgtgtaATTTATCAGTAACTCCTATTGATAAACACACTACTTGTACAACATTTATTCAGTTGTATACTTCTAACAATAGAgtagttaccaaaaaaaaaagatacgaagattttttatcttcttttttcattttcttttgacgtttttaatttttttaatgacTCATTGCGCTCGACCGATGTCTAACGCTCCATCCCTCTacaattttaatccaactattttctccttttttcaattttcatttacCTTTTTAGTGAATTTTATTCCAAAAGTTGCTAaataaagtcacaaataaataccattattataattatatatgaataatcaaaattccaatttttttgTATATGAGTAATAATTAAATAGTATTGAAGATCATAAGTCTTTAATTATGAATAACATTTACATCTAAATATAATCACTAATATATACTCCCGTCGTTCACTTTTGCTTGTCCATAATGGACTTTGCATGTCTCTTAAGAAAGATTCCATAGTTGAAGTGCATATTGTACCATAGTACCCATAATatgtgtaacaccccgaaaacttttgaagtacttaaacgctattaagaaagttgatgcgcactaattatattattttgtgtgcagacgaggactattaatatgatggatatcaattggatatgataataagtgtacgaatCATATTATAAGTAGTGTGGGGTCTAAGGTGAGCCcttaagtctaagtcaagttgaaaatttcataatagactaaagtttcaagtgggtacgcacaagaccaaactttggacgagcatatctacatacatataaggagttatgtgatggatgatccttcgagtctagtttctaacgcttcaaaccgttcgtcatttggacactcttacaagaagttatgaccaaattttgcaaccgcagaagtggttatgccaccgcaaaatggtcgcagacctgtccagtgaagcccatttctgggcatcagttttgcggtgcattgtgcgacccgcatactAATtgtgcagtccattatgcgaccgtataCCTAAGTTCGgggggttaatttttctattttcataatccgaccccattttaataaatagtctttggggcttattttggggtatttttctaagggttttagagagaggtaagagcattttagagagagaagtagggaacctaacattctaatcatccaatcttgcaccaatcttcaagaatcaaggaaaccaatcacaagatcttcatctaagagataagattcaaacccctagtcttcaattttgagtttggggtaaaagatgagtgattgagagtatgattcttgggtgtaagagtattatgcatatatgcttgtaccaataaggtttgtagaaagattgttgagttcaaataagtaaggattggattgtagagtgaaggaaatcttgtagaagaaccttgtaaccaaatttgtacacctagtgtttgataaaatgctctaATGAGATGAAACCataaatatcttcctaattatgttttacttttattatatttctaaatagattgaagttgttagGATTTACGAaacctcgtagtaatgtaaggaaggctcaagaaagattagagccgtccggaggtcaattcacttgagaaagctattttggaatattggcctaacttcaaaaaggtaagtatcttgtctaaccttgagtggaaaaattaccccttaggcattgagtcttctGTGGAAATTAtataattgaaaatcatgtacgcgaggtgacgagtacgtacttggtttagatgtgcaaattatattggttgaaattcgtagacgcccgtatgtattaaattagaaaatcgttggaacttagtaaatccttgatttgtcatgcctcattctttgtttgtcgagtttttattttatatgataatttggtgtgattaccacttggatttttatgtgaattctgtgtgtttgttaatttgatatttcttggaaataatcacattatgaatttttttatttgcaaataattaattaaataagtttaaattaaggtgtttatataattatctaaaatttggattaaagaaggcattgtcctatgatgagttattttcccatccttgtagttatttttgagattttatatacattgtgttgagccgtagactatctgttgtgaaattaattgactttattgtacctttggaatggttgtggcctgcgaaaaatttgtaaatacgagttgatgatattgtgttgttgtgataatattatgtgtgaattattgtgtgatatgggttactgttatgcggcgtataagggtggcattccattgtTGACATTATGTGGGCATAAGGGTAGCATTttactgttgttatgtgtgttgggatattgtctgggcggattaataagggaggctattataggagcgataagggtggctattgatattgtcagggcggagggataagggaggctattatatgagtgataaggggtggctataggagacataagggtggatattgtcagggatgatatgtgatggtgtggggttattgtgttggtaatttttatgtaatGATGaggggttattgcgttggtaatttttatgtgatgttgtgattttttttgtgtttatttttatatcttgtgcaacttgtcttgttatttcggtaaacttgataatagtctgatctatattgaaattgtgagcatgtggctattgccaggtgAATTATGTTATTGGTACGTGAACTGTCCGTgtagatgtgatatgaaatgtgggcacgaggtgccagaaaaatataatgattatgttattagcacgtgaactgtccgtgcagatgtAATATAAAATGCGGGCACGAGATGCCGgggaaaatatgataatttttattattagcatgtgagttgtccgtgcggttttgatagaaatatgggcacggggtgccgtaaaaatatgaaagtggttTGAGACCCGTGTTACGATAATataaaagtgggctgagacccgtgttttatgattatgaaatgaggtgtcacagagtgacttttatttgaaaaaagtatattcgaaagatattttttatttgaaagaattatattccaaagatatttatttgaaagaattatattccaaagatatttatttgaaagaaatatattcggaaggtatttattcaaaagaattatatgtgaaagatttatatttgaaggacttgtttaattggttgtacttatgttccttattcgtttgagtaataattatggtgttcttgttgtcttgctgtttatatcactgattgatttttgttgttatcactgctagttatttttcagtactattgtatactgttatattgcacaggttatttgactagtgagtgtcttggctgtacctcgtcactactccaccgaggttagtcttgataattactgggtaccgactgtagtgtactcatactacacttctgcacatttttgtacagagccagttattggagatatcggactcgggaaGAGTTAGtatgttgatcgcaaggattcaaggtagagtttcttggtcgtcacagtcccttagagcctttctattttattgtactgtcaactcttattcaaacaatattgtatattagATCTTTGAGATCATTACATGTATTCAGTTacagttcgtgactcagtattaccagtcttgggaggttgttataattatttccatTGTTGGTTTTGACATTTGTATTAATTTATATGTTAAAAAAGATGGCTTGAAATGAAATtgaaatcgacttacctagtcgtagagactaagtgccatcacgatgcctaaggtggaattttgggtcgtgacaatatgatactccctccgtttcaatttatgtaaaccTGTTTaactgggcacagagtttaagaaaaaatgaagacttttgaaatttgttgtcctaaacaaatcaaaaaggggtcgagagtatttgtgtgattataaaagattctcattaagggtagaattgtaagtttaagctaaattgtttccaaatttagaaaggggtcattctttttggaacggaccaaaaagaaaataggttcacataaactggaacggagggagtagtattttAAGAAGCCTTGGGAAATGATTtgtaaaatgagtaattaatgataagggtaaaatagaataaaaaatagTTTTCTCTTGATTTTCTAAAATTGACaagtaaaatttaaaatatatttttaatataatagaCAAATATAAGTGAACGGAGGAAGTATTTATTTAGAAGTGTATTATAATGAAAGACCTTTATATACCAAGGAAAAGATAGGGGACTCATTTAacatatttgttttctctttaaATTAACTGTTCGACTTATCTTTCCCAGGACAACACTTTACCTCAAGAACTTTGTTATTTAAATTCTACAAAAAGGTATGTGACGCTTTAACTTGGATTtattttggtgatgtcttttcaCGTGTATTTTTTTGCTTATAcatttgatttttaattattttctatgaATGTCCCATAATATATATTtacatttaaatttaaatttttatttcttCCGTATTtactaaattttaaaaaataaagtttAAGCCGCGCATAGCGCGGGCAAATTCACTAGTATCTTATAATCTTGTTTGGGCACATCATCAGTTGTGTGGCAAAGAGGCCAACGTTTTAGCTTGCAGTATGAACCTTCACATATTTAATGAATTATATATTATTACATCATTTGACTATGCATTTggtttattttatgtttgtttATACTGATACTCCATATTTTAGAATAATATCTAGTTCTAAAAAATAGTCTAAATATAACATATTCTTATATAAAAGGACCAAAAACATACATCTTAACAATTTGAAGTATTAAATATGCTCAACCATACATCACATATTTCCTCATGAGCTTCAAACTCTCATCTTGTAGTTCTCACCCTGATTTCCCTTTCTCCTCCATatgtaaaattaaaaataaaaataaaaagaagtaaCCAAAAACATTTGTATACGTAATGTGTGAAATGACTACCCTAACCAACGAACAAGACTCACATTTTTGCAGATAAAAAGTGGCACatgcatgaatacaaaagaagaATGGAACATTTTCGAGTATTTCACCACTTTAGTTGGGCAAATACGAtaacagaaaagaaaaactatACATAATACATATTTACGATAACCGAAAAATGCAGCAACTCCTTTATCAAGAATAAAATCAATTGGGCAGTCCTCTAGTTCACCTTTATATATCTTAAAATAAATAGTACTATATCTACTACTTACTTTCTACACATATTCAACAAAAAGTCATTctcccaaaaaagaaaaagaaatggctTGCATTGCTCCTTCAGAGTCGATGAATAATTGCGAGGCTGATCAGGCACTCACTAAAAATCTTCAACCAGTTATCAACTTTTCTTCCATATTGGAAGATGAAGAAACTGATCAATACACTGATAATGTGCATGAGAATTCTTATATTCTTGGGATCAAAGAGTATATAGCAAATAGTAGGAATCTTCACTTATCTAAAGTCATTTCCAGAGAGAAAAGAGCAGCTGTTTTGATATGCCTCTTTGAAGGCCTTGAAGGTGAACTTCGTGTAATTCTCACCAAAAGATCCATGAAACTTTCTACTCATCCAGGTAACATCTCtaatttctttcttgtttttttgccCGATGTCTGGTATCTGCATTGATACCCGATAAAATTAAATTCGAATTCGCGTGGAGAAGTCTCACCTTGGGGGTAAAGTACCCAACAAATGCGACTTCATACCCAGGGCTCGAACCCCAAACTTCTGGTTAAGGCAAAAAGAATATTTACTACCCCACCACAACCATGGTTTGTTCTCTAACTTTTGCTTCCCGTCAATTATAAATTTGCACTTTGATAAAAAAGAAATTGAGTACATTTTTTCCTTGGAATGAAAAGTATCGTATTCGAAAGTCAGTCTCATCTATAGCATGTGGCTTCAAATTAAAGTATCATTAGCACTTAAGTGGTTAATTAATTGAATCTTGGATTAGTTATTAAAAATTAAGCTAATCTTATTTTCGAATTTGCATAGATGGCCAAGTATGTATCTTTTTACCCTTTTTTTCTTGGACAGAAAATGTCTGCCAAATTCCAATTGtgtaaattaataatttgtttaCAGATTGAACGTAGACATATTTGTGAAAATGTgcaattttattttggatttagattACATTCCCCGACAGTGTATATTGATTATAGTACATTATTTGCATTGCTTTCTATGTTACCAAATtagaattattttaaataattacacATGTTGTAGGTTACTTTAATCTTATGATGTAGGCAAATATAACAGTTCAGGGCATAAAAGTTAAATTCTTTCTGTTTTAGGACATGGGAATGCAACACGAGAATATCCAACTTTTTCTGCCACTTTAAAATTATACTCAAAACAAACATACGAAGAAATTGACTCTTTAtaatcagaggcggatccaagatttagtttatgagtttctacaccAGCCTCAAGTTAATGCTACAGTAATAATTAGGTTCACGCTCgagtatttataaatatttagtgaattccttaatatgtatatatgtaatgtgtgtgtttatatatatatatataaaatataggGTTTGAGTAAAAATTACTAAGTTCACGTGAACTAGTAGTAACCGACCCTTTAGATCCGGTCACGTTTATAATATAATGTTTATTATGATGAAGGAGAGGTAGCCTTGCCTGGTGGaaagatggatgaagaagatttaGATGATTCTGCTACTGCTCTGAGAGAAGCAACAGAGGAGATTGGTTTGAAATCCAGTCTTGTTCAAGTTATTACTAACCTTGAACCATTCATATCGTTGGTACTAtaattatttgaaatatatataatttaatatcACTTCTTTATATACATAAATTGTAAACTAATTTCTCCTTTAAGGTAGATACTTGGTTACTGAAAAGCATTCATCATAAGTACAATTTTTATTATTGCAGCATCTACTTACAGTTGTACCAGTAGTGGGGCTATTGTCTAGAGTAGAAGAATTCAAGCCCTTACTTAATGCCGACGAAGTTGATGCTATTTTTGATGTACCCTTGGATATGTTTCTTAAGGTATTTATTATTGCAAGCTCTTTAATTTTAGAGTTTAAGTATTTATTTACTAACGATATAGTTAACCTCAACTTATTTGAAATTGAATCATTATAATTGTTGTTGCTGGTTATTTATAGAATAATTACAAATAAATCTATGCGAAAAACATTGATTGATAATTAacctaataaaaataataactaatataTTCTTTTATCATATACAGGAAGAGAATCACAAATGTGTGGAAAAGGAGTGGGGAAGATTGAAATATGTATGTCACATATTTGAATATGAGTCGCCTAAGCAAGGAATTTTCCACATAGGGGGATTGACAGCAAGCATTTTGATTCATGCTGCATCTGTCATTTATCAAGAGCCTCCTTCTTTTTCTGAATATCTTCCTGATTTTAGTCAATTACAATTTACCCTGAACATGAAGAGCAGCTGCTAGTTTTGGGCGAAGACCGATTCAGAATTTAAGCTCTACATGTTCAACGGTTGGGTTCAGATGATCCTTGATATTCGTATGCTACATCTGCCTCTGACTTTGGGtgcactgttttttttttttttttaatttcttctgaAAAAACTTTTATAGATCATGAATAAGTCATCAACAGCAAAGTTGATGATGAGATTATGAACTTAGCTAAAAGAAGAAAGGATCACATGGTCCGAGGAGACAAAATCATTGGCCTCTATCTCTTTGTTATATATTAAACTTAGATTCTTGTCTTTTTATATATTTACCATGTTTACACAATGCAAAGAAAAAGAGTAAATAAATTATTCAAACGGTAATTGGAAATTGGAAAATTGTGTAAGTTCAACATATAAAAACAATGGATTTAACTTATATTTACTAAAGAAGTCTTATACTCTTAGTGTATTTAACCTAAGGCGGCTGGAGGGTGAGACAGCCAAAGCAAGGGCTTTAGACCCCCAAATTTTGGGCGCtataacataattttttttttttaaatataagtaTTTTAAAGTAaaacaaatataattattttaataaaaaagaaaataaatgattTGTAATTGATGTTGATCGTTGAGATCTGAATAAGTGTATAAAAATatctttgattttttatttatagtaAAAATGAGACCACTAAATgataaaaatgtacaaaaatatTGTCTTAATCTCGAGAATTCTTTAAAACATAATAGTCACTCTAATATGATGGTTTAACTTATTTTagaattaaaaatattataaatagtACAAGTAGAAGATAATACTCTAATTAAaatactcaatcaaataaaaagactTGATTATTTTTTAAATGCCTATATTCGTTATACTATCAATTGAAAATGAATTATTAAAAAAACTAGATTATAAAAACGTATTACATAAGAGTTTTGCATCTCAAAAAGTTAAAATAACATACTTCAAATAAAACtatatagaaaattatttttttaaaacttaaggCGTCTCATCAAGATTTTGCTTTAAGTTATTAATATTTAAGATTACTAATTCCACTTGTATGGTTATTTTTAGGTGACCTGAATATCAAAGTTAAACTCAAAAGAAATATCATTCAAATGCTCTTTCAGGTGGCAGTTTAGAAAATGTTTTGGCTCttgtcaaacaaaaaaaaaaagtgctttaATTGATTGCTTTGAATGACATGATTCCGAGTgctagttattattattattttttttattttggttaaatAAAATCATCTTGAAGAGTTTGATAGTTATAATTAATACTGATAATGAATTACGTAAGACTGCTTGCTCGAACGAGATGTATGACTGACATAATAGTTATCATTCAAATCTTAATCTAAGGAAGGAATGAGTTAATACTTATCAACATGTTCAGAGTCGGAAAATATCTGGAAACAGAAAATGAGGAATATTAAACGAGGTTTGAAACTACAGTAactttttcacgacccaaaattccaacatATCGTAATGGTGTCTAtcttgatactaggcaagccgataacctcaataaaccacaattttttttaagtttgaaaaaataatatttaaatacaatacaaaatctcataaatactaatacgaacactccccaaaacctggtgtcactgagtacatgaacatctagtatgaatacaagtctgaaaaatacggtgtataatagtctaagaccaaatacagtaaacaatgAGATAGGGAAGgggagacaaggtctgcgaaacacggcagctacatctgaatctccgaaaaatcaactgtgcgagagaatcaacacccgttatgtccgggaacacttggatctgcacacgaagtgcagggtatagcatgagtacaaccaactcagtaagtaacaataataaataaggaattgaagatagtgacgagctacacagttatagtttatttttagtaattccagcaaagaatagacatgctttcaaatccagcagtttaagtcaaatcaattctatacagttcaagttcatgtattccggatataaaatctttcagaaagattcacaacaatgacagatagcaactaagtgtaacaacaaatgaaaagcaagtacaacctctcaggacaacaatcactcactgggctcccagccctcaatactcacactcagtgggtacccgcgctcactaggggtgtacagactccggaggggctcctacagctcaagcgctataatatgcaaggacaactcacgtgctataatatcctgcacggacaactcacgtgctatagtattctTACCTCACCGACaagccctcagccttactcagtcctcaacctcccCAGTCTCTCGGCTCTCGTAAATCaaaaagatcagcccaaacaaagataacctAGTGTATCAACAtaaatcaagaaagactgaggtatgatacgtaAGTAAAATCATGATTGAGTATAAGATAGcatttagcaaataattcaacaaatacgcgacctctgcgggtccccaCAGTattatcacatagcctaagcatgatttctaacatgatttacactcaaatttcttcaatacatagagagcatatagctaacaacaagttattcaacctTACAGTTccacgggacgaaccaagtcacaaacccctcggtgcacgcccacatacccgtaacctagcatgtgcgtcacctccaaaataatcacatgataaacaaatctggggtttcataccctcaagaccagatttgaaaccccagatttataactattacttacctcaagccgtgaaattcttattttgcatgtcttttcctcgtgaattggcctccaaacgccacgaatctagccataaataattcgattcagtcaataaaatttattgaaattaattccataagaaaatactaatttttcataaaaatccaagaATTAGCTGAACAATcgcccgtgggacccacatctctgaacccgataaaagttacaaaatataaacactcattcaaccacgagtctaaccacacaaattttactcaaatccgacatcaactcgaccctcaaagctccaaattaaaccaagagagttttcataattttccaacttaattcaccaattaaatgttaaaaacaaccatggattcgggtaatttaaccaatatagagttaagaacacttatcccgttgttttccttaaaaaactcccgaaaatcgcctcttcccgagctccagtccgtcaaaaatggaaaataggacgaattcccatttttagaacttaaactctctgcccagtcatttgctctacgtgatcgcgaacattcccacgcgatcgcgaagaacaatttttcaCTACCCagatttaaccctacgcgatcgcagacacattcacgcgatcgcgaagcacaagcttccagctctacgcgatcgcaacacTCTTCgcgcgttcgcgagtcacaaaatccctgagctacgcgatcgcatccctcttcacgcgatcgcgtagtacAAAACTCAGCAGCCCTCTAGTTAACCCTACGCGTTCGCGGATATCCCCacgcaatcacatagaacaaaacTCCACTgcccaactaagcctacgcgatcgcgaagaaggtttgaAACACTAGAAATCAGCAGCTACCAGCAgtgcaaaaatgaaggaaaataatccGAATACcatctgaaacacgcccgagtccttcggggcctcaaccaaatataccaacaagtcctaaaacatcatacgaaattAGTCGAACcgtcaaatcacctcaaacaacgctaaaaccacaaacacatagattcaagtttaatgaattttgaaacttttcCATTTCTACTACcaacgccgaaacatatcaaatcacg
Proteins encoded in this window:
- the LOC107782734 gene encoding nudix hydrolase 15, mitochondrial-like isoform X1; protein product: MACIAPSESMNNCEADQALTKNLQPVINFSSILEDEETDQYTDNVHENSYILGIKEYIANSRNLHLSKVISREKRAAVLICLFEGLEGELRVILTKRSMKLSTHPGEVALPGGKMDEEDLDDSATALREATEEIGLKSSLVQVITNLEPFISLHLLTVVPVVGLLSRVEEFKPLLNADEVDAIFDVPLDMFLKEENHKCVEKEWGRLKYVCHIFEYESPKQGIFHIGGLTASILIHAASVIYQEPPSFSEYLPDFSQLQFTLNMKSSC
- the LOC107782734 gene encoding nudix hydrolase 15, mitochondrial-like isoform X2, with the translated sequence MACIAPSESMNNCEADQALTKNLQPVINFSSILEDEETDQYTDNVHENSYILGIKEYIANSRNLHLSKVISREKRAAVLICLFEGLEGELRVILTKRSMKLSTHPGEVALPGGKMDEEDLDDSATALREATEEIGLKSSLVQHLLTVVPVVGLLSRVEEFKPLLNADEVDAIFDVPLDMFLKEENHKCVEKEWGRLKYVCHIFEYESPKQGIFHIGGLTASILIHAASVIYQEPPSFSEYLPDFSQLQFTLNMKSSC